One region of Epilithonimonas zeae genomic DNA includes:
- a CDS encoding NADP-dependent glyceraldehyde-3-phosphate dehydrogenase: MSSAQNNFNNLFKSENEIPEEYKVPIIHQREYLLNGELVQWNGDVTEIYSPVCIPTANGLERKLLGSIPNIGPKEALDVLDACVKAYDNGLGEWPTMSVEGRIKCMQKFVYLMIKERDLVIKLLMWEIGKTLPDSTKEFDRTADYINQTIDALKDLDRESSRFQQAEGTIAQIRRAPLGVVLSMGPFNYPLNEIFTTLIPALIMGNTILFKLPKHGVLAHYPLLKAFQEAFPKGTVNTLYGKGSEIITPIMESGKVNVLAFIGSSKVANGLKKLHPKVNRLRAILSLDAKNAAIVTKNANLDVAVSECILGSLSFNGQRCTALKLIFVQKDVAEEFTRKLTTAVSAMKGGLPWEKDVKITPLPEVNKPPYLEECIADAISKGAKVLNENGGYNEASFVFPAVVYPVNDQMKLYHEEQFGPVIPVVPFDTIEEPIDYQVNADHGMQVSIFSEDAMEVSKLIDPFVNLVSRVNINCQAQRGPDVFPFTGRKDSAEGTLSVFDALRSFSIRSLVAAKVTDSNKELLNTIVRDHDSNFLSTDYIF, encoded by the coding sequence ATGAGTTCAGCACAAAACAATTTCAACAACCTATTCAAATCAGAAAACGAAATTCCCGAAGAATATAAAGTTCCCATCATCCATCAGAGAGAATATCTTCTCAATGGAGAATTGGTTCAATGGAATGGCGATGTTACCGAAATCTATTCACCAGTTTGCATCCCAACAGCAAACGGATTGGAAAGAAAACTTCTAGGAAGCATCCCGAATATCGGACCAAAAGAAGCACTGGATGTTTTGGATGCATGCGTAAAAGCTTACGACAACGGACTTGGCGAATGGCCTACAATGTCTGTAGAAGGCAGAATCAAATGTATGCAAAAATTTGTATATCTGATGATTAAAGAACGTGATTTGGTCATCAAATTACTGATGTGGGAAATTGGTAAAACCCTACCCGATTCTACAAAAGAATTTGACAGAACAGCAGATTACATCAACCAAACCATCGATGCATTGAAAGATCTGGACAGAGAATCTTCCCGCTTCCAGCAAGCAGAAGGAACAATTGCCCAAATAAGAAGAGCGCCACTTGGCGTTGTGTTGAGTATGGGACCTTTCAATTATCCATTGAATGAGATCTTTACAACATTGATTCCCGCTTTGATTATGGGAAATACGATTTTGTTTAAATTACCAAAACATGGTGTTCTTGCTCATTATCCTTTATTAAAAGCTTTCCAAGAAGCATTTCCAAAAGGAACAGTGAATACATTATATGGAAAAGGTTCAGAAATCATCACGCCGATTATGGAAAGCGGCAAAGTGAATGTTCTGGCTTTTATTGGTTCCAGTAAAGTCGCTAATGGTTTGAAAAAACTTCATCCAAAAGTAAACAGATTGAGAGCAATTCTAAGTCTCGATGCTAAAAATGCTGCCATCGTTACTAAAAATGCCAATCTGGATGTTGCTGTCAGTGAATGTATTTTAGGTTCATTATCCTTCAATGGACAACGTTGCACAGCGCTTAAATTAATTTTTGTTCAGAAAGATGTGGCGGAAGAATTTACTCGGAAATTAACAACAGCTGTTTCGGCTATGAAAGGAGGATTGCCTTGGGAAAAAGATGTGAAAATCACACCACTTCCGGAAGTCAACAAACCACCTTATTTGGAAGAATGTATCGCTGATGCTATCTCAAAAGGTGCAAAAGTACTGAACGAAAATGGTGGTTACAACGAAGCCTCTTTTGTTTTCCCTGCCGTAGTTTATCCTGTGAATGACCAAATGAAATTGTACCACGAAGAGCAATTTGGGCCAGTGATTCCAGTGGTGCCATTTGATACGATTGAAGAACCTATCGATTATCAAGTGAACGCAGACCACGGGATGCAAGTCAGCATTTTTAGCGAAGATGCTATGGAAGTTTCAAAATTAATTGATCCATTTGTAAATTTGGTAAGCCGTGTGAACATCAACTGTCAAGCGCAAAGAGGCCCAGATGTTTTCCCATTTACCGGAAGAAAAGACAGTGCGGAAGGAACACTTTCTGTTTTTGATGCTTTGAGATCTTTCTCAATCCGATCTTTGGTAGCGGCAAAAGTAACCGATTCTAATAAAGAGCTGTTGAACACCATCGTTAGAGATCACGATTCTAATTTCCTGAGTACGGATTATATTTTCTAA